The following proteins come from a genomic window of Kitasatospora sp. NBC_01246:
- a CDS encoding NrtA/SsuA/CpmA family ABC transporter substrate-binding protein, producing the protein MTVKTRRLALAATALLTTTALAACGSSAGGAKASADGGGRAEVVLRLPDPGNSGFLALGKKDGSLDRALAAVHAKVAWTGSAGPFAPAAQALSADQLDVALGSITSAVAALAQKPGFKLFAQTAPDGVGEGILVKNDSPIKSVQDLAGRKVAVSQGGTSEYLLLKALEKSGVPADRVERVYLRADQTSGVFNSGQVDAWATWNTFSTPSIANSGAHFLVNGKEVGSDNYAVWAVRNGFADKHPEVVKAFYAYLHDGGLKEKADPAGYLNVFTDSGPTAVTPAEKEIAVAVTRQSATADVITEADTARFATVAAFFADQKVTKQLVDVKPYLIDIATLADGAK; encoded by the coding sequence CTGACCGTGAAGACCCGCCGCCTCGCCCTCGCCGCCACCGCGTTGCTCACCACCACCGCCCTGGCCGCCTGCGGTTCGTCCGCCGGTGGCGCCAAGGCCTCCGCCGACGGGGGAGGCAGGGCCGAGGTGGTGCTGCGTCTGCCGGACCCGGGCAACAGCGGCTTCCTCGCCCTGGGCAAGAAGGACGGCTCGCTCGACCGGGCCCTCGCCGCCGTCCACGCCAAGGTCGCCTGGACGGGGAGCGCCGGCCCGTTCGCCCCCGCCGCCCAGGCGCTCTCCGCCGACCAGCTCGACGTCGCGCTGGGGTCGATCACCTCGGCCGTCGCCGCCCTGGCGCAGAAGCCAGGCTTCAAGCTGTTCGCCCAGACGGCGCCGGACGGCGTGGGCGAGGGCATCCTGGTGAAGAACGACTCGCCCATCAAGTCCGTCCAGGACCTGGCCGGCCGGAAGGTCGCGGTGAGCCAGGGCGGCACCAGCGAGTACCTGTTGCTCAAGGCCCTGGAGAAGAGCGGCGTGCCGGCCGATCGGGTCGAACGCGTCTACCTGCGCGCCGACCAGACCTCGGGCGTCTTCAACTCCGGCCAGGTGGACGCCTGGGCGACCTGGAACACCTTCTCCACCCCGTCGATCGCCAACTCCGGCGCGCACTTCCTGGTCAACGGCAAGGAGGTCGGCTCCGACAACTACGCGGTCTGGGCGGTGCGCAACGGCTTCGCCGACAAGCACCCGGAGGTGGTCAAGGCCTTCTACGCCTACCTGCACGACGGCGGCCTGAAGGAGAAGGCGGACCCGGCGGGCTACCTCAACGTGTTCACCGACTCCGGGCCGACCGCCGTCACCCCCGCCGAGAAGGAGATCGCGGTCGCCGTCACCCGGCAGAGCGCCACCGCCGACGTCATCACCGAGGCCGACACCGCCCGTTTCGCCACGGTGGCGGCGTTCTTCGCCGACCAGAAGGTCACCAAGCAGCTGGTCGACGTCAAGCCGTACCTGATCGACATCGCCACCCTCGCGGACGGTGCCAAGTGA
- a CDS encoding ABC transporter ATP-binding protein, with translation MSTPTTTATTATPTTGAVVAGDGAPAVHLRGLRRVFGTRAVLDGVDLSIARGEFVALLGASGTGKTTLLRILGALDRADAGTVLVPPVRTVVFQEPRLVPSKRVLANVTVGLPRGAATRETALRALAEVGLEKHADAWPATLSGGEAQRAALARALVREPQLLLLDEPFAALDALTRLRMQDLVGDLVRRHRPAVLLVTHDVEEAVRLADRVAVLRDGRLVRDERVAVERPRDPADPAFAELRRRLLADLGVH, from the coding sequence ATGAGCACCCCGACCACCACCGCCACCACCGCGACCCCGACCACCGGCGCCGTCGTGGCCGGGGACGGCGCCCCCGCCGTCCACCTGCGCGGCCTGCGCCGGGTCTTCGGCACCCGGGCCGTCCTCGACGGGGTGGACCTGTCCATCGCCCGGGGCGAGTTCGTCGCCCTGCTCGGCGCCAGCGGAACCGGCAAGACCACCCTGCTGCGGATCCTCGGCGCCCTGGACAGGGCCGACGCCGGTACGGTGCTCGTTCCGCCGGTCCGCACGGTGGTCTTCCAGGAGCCCCGCCTGGTGCCGTCCAAGCGGGTGCTCGCCAACGTCACCGTCGGGCTGCCGCGCGGCGCCGCGACCCGGGAGACCGCCCTGCGGGCACTCGCCGAGGTCGGGCTGGAGAAGCACGCCGACGCCTGGCCGGCCACCCTCTCCGGCGGTGAGGCGCAGCGGGCGGCGCTCGCCCGGGCACTCGTCCGGGAGCCGCAACTCCTCCTCCTGGACGAGCCGTTCGCCGCCCTGGACGCCCTCACCCGGCTACGGATGCAGGACCTGGTCGGTGACCTCGTCCGCCGCCACCGCCCGGCCGTCCTGCTGGTCACCCATGACGTGGAGGAGGCCGTCCGGCTCGCCGACCGGGTCGCCGTCCTGCGGGACGGCAGGCTGGTCCGCGACGAGCGGGTCGCCGTCGAGCGCCCCCGGGACCCGGCCGACCCGGCCTTCGCCGAGCTGCGCCGCCGCCTGCTCGCCGACCTCGGCGTCCACTGA
- a CDS encoding ABC transporter permease, with protein MVAPRTRLPAPRPRAVALILRTIGPLALLGGWALASATGALTQDVLASPAQVADAVGELWGNGQLTDALTVSLTRAGLGLVFGAGAGLVLGVVTGFFRLGEELLDSAVQVLRTVPFLALVPLFMVWFGITETAKIALIGVATSFPMYVSTSGGVRNTDRKLIEAMRSFGLGRWAIVRTVVLPGALPSLLSGLRLSMTLSVIALIAAEEINSTEGIGYLMAQAQNFSRTDVLAVCILIYGLLGLTADGVVRLLERFLMPWRKATQGAGR; from the coding sequence CTGGTCGCCCCGCGCACCCGGCTGCCCGCGCCCCGGCCCCGCGCCGTCGCGCTGATCCTGCGCACCATCGGCCCGCTCGCCCTGCTCGGCGGCTGGGCGCTGGCCTCCGCCACCGGGGCGCTCACCCAGGACGTGCTCGCCTCGCCCGCCCAGGTCGCCGACGCGGTCGGCGAGCTCTGGGGCAACGGCCAGCTCACCGACGCGCTCACCGTCTCGCTCACCCGGGCCGGCCTCGGCCTGGTCTTCGGGGCCGGCGCCGGGCTGGTGCTCGGCGTCGTCACCGGGTTCTTCCGGCTGGGCGAGGAGCTGCTGGACTCCGCGGTGCAGGTCCTGCGCACGGTGCCGTTCCTCGCCCTGGTCCCGCTCTTCATGGTCTGGTTCGGCATCACCGAGACGGCGAAGATCGCCCTGATCGGGGTCGCGACCAGCTTCCCGATGTACGTCTCCACCTCCGGGGGCGTGCGCAACACCGACCGCAAGCTGATCGAGGCGATGCGCAGCTTCGGTCTCGGACGCTGGGCGATCGTCCGCACCGTGGTGTTGCCCGGTGCGCTGCCCTCGCTGCTCTCCGGGTTGCGGCTCTCGATGACGCTCAGTGTGATCGCGCTGATCGCCGCCGAGGAGATCAACTCCACCGAGGGCATCGGCTATCTGATGGCCCAGGCGCAGAACTTCTCGCGCACGGACGTCCTCGCCGTCTGCATCCTGATCTACGGGCTGCTCGGCCTCACCGCGGATGGTGTGGTCCGCCTCCTGGAGCGCTTCCTGATGCCCTGGCGCAAGGCCACCCAAGGAGCGGGCCGATGA
- a CDS encoding IclR family transcriptional regulator, translated as MAEAATAVQSPPTGAQAVQRALGLLHCFHDNGPDLSASDLARRMDLSVSTAHRLARTLVSAGFLEQDEQTARYRLGPAVAELGQLSFHQRGLHLAAPELDLLAKRTGATADLAIRSGPHAVILVGASVRPDTGLGLRRPLHSTALGKVLLGWPRPGEPQPSTIGPLLPFTDRTITEPARLDEELAKVRAAGYALNDGESAAGVRTVAVPVLDGAGQARFALAVRSTPAHLTDDRLDWFLGHARTCAAALAVLLLPPDQRA; from the coding sequence ATGGCCGAGGCCGCCACCGCCGTCCAGAGCCCGCCGACCGGTGCACAGGCCGTCCAGCGGGCCCTCGGGCTCCTGCACTGCTTCCACGACAACGGCCCCGACCTGAGCGCCTCGGACCTGGCCCGCCGGATGGACCTCTCGGTCTCCACCGCGCACCGACTGGCCCGCACCCTGGTCAGCGCCGGCTTCCTGGAGCAGGACGAGCAGACCGCCCGGTACCGGCTCGGCCCGGCCGTCGCCGAACTCGGCCAACTCAGCTTCCACCAGCGGGGGCTGCACCTGGCCGCACCCGAACTGGACCTGCTCGCCAAGCGCACCGGGGCCACCGCGGACCTCGCGATCCGCAGCGGCCCGCACGCGGTCATCCTGGTCGGCGCCTCCGTGCGCCCGGACACCGGGCTCGGACTGCGGCGCCCGCTGCACTCGACGGCGCTGGGCAAGGTCCTGCTGGGCTGGCCGCGCCCCGGCGAGCCGCAGCCTTCGACGATCGGCCCGCTGCTGCCGTTCACCGACCGGACCATCACCGAACCCGCCCGGCTCGACGAGGAGTTGGCGAAGGTGCGGGCCGCCGGCTACGCGCTCAACGACGGCGAGTCGGCGGCCGGGGTCCGCACCGTGGCCGTCCCGGTACTGGACGGCGCCGGGCAGGCCCGGTTCGCGCTGGCCGTCCGCTCGACTCCGGCGCACCTGACCGACGACCGGCTGGACTGGTTCCTGGGGCACGCGCGGACCTGCGCCGCCGCACTGGCCGTCCTGCTGCTGCCGCCCGACCAACGGGCCTGA
- a CDS encoding ABC transporter substrate-binding protein yields the protein MPSHARSTADAAPSDAAPAAAAGVAADAPDTLWFTRCPVPTATGIAADQGRLAREFAADGITVRSLQDAPPEVAADHHYTHALTGLFREGGNVPALWARSRGERTRLIGLTWIEERQVVLVRAGSGIGSPGQLRGLRLAVPRHGIGIDFWRAMALAGLHGALATAGLTLDEAELVDVPAAPGGGQWAAELAALRDGVVDAVYVKGALAVEAARRIGAEVAIELDAVPDRRSRVNNGTPRPVTVHQRLLDERPDLVARFLAVLLEAADWAAGNPAEVARILRAETGAGAEGVAGAYAAGGHRTLHLDLSQERLGLLEQQERFLRRQGFLAAPVDVAAWADPEPLRAARALLAARRAAAGPA from the coding sequence GTGCCCAGCCACGCCCGCTCCACCGCCGATGCCGCCCCCTCCGACGCCGCACCCGCCGCGGCGGCCGGTGTCGCAGCCGACGCCCCGGACACGCTCTGGTTCACCCGCTGCCCCGTCCCCACCGCCACCGGCATCGCCGCCGACCAGGGCCGCTTGGCCCGGGAGTTCGCCGCCGACGGCATCACCGTCCGCTCGCTCCAGGACGCCCCGCCGGAGGTGGCCGCCGACCACCACTACACCCACGCCCTCACCGGCCTGTTCCGCGAAGGCGGCAACGTGCCCGCGCTCTGGGCCCGTTCGCGCGGCGAGCGGACCCGGCTGATCGGTCTCACCTGGATCGAGGAGCGTCAGGTCGTCCTGGTCCGGGCCGGCAGCGGGATCGGCTCGCCCGGGCAGCTGCGCGGGCTGCGACTGGCCGTCCCACGCCATGGGATCGGCATCGACTTCTGGCGGGCGATGGCCCTGGCCGGCCTGCACGGCGCCCTCGCCACGGCCGGACTCACCCTGGACGAAGCCGAGTTGGTCGACGTCCCGGCCGCCCCGGGCGGTGGGCAGTGGGCCGCCGAACTGGCCGCGCTGCGCGACGGCGTGGTGGACGCGGTGTACGTCAAGGGTGCGCTGGCCGTCGAGGCGGCCCGTCGGATCGGCGCCGAGGTCGCGATCGAGCTGGACGCCGTGCCGGACCGCCGCAGCCGGGTCAACAACGGCACACCGCGCCCGGTCACCGTCCACCAGCGGCTGCTGGACGAGCGTCCCGACCTGGTCGCCCGCTTCCTGGCCGTCCTCCTGGAGGCCGCCGACTGGGCCGCCGGGAACCCCGCCGAGGTGGCCCGGATCCTGCGGGCCGAGACCGGCGCCGGCGCCGAGGGCGTCGCCGGGGCCTACGCGGCGGGCGGTCACCGCACCCTGCACCTCGACCTCTCGCAGGAGCGCCTCGGCCTGTTGGAGCAGCAGGAGCGCTTCCTGCGCCGCCAGGGCTTCCTCGCCGCCCCCGTCGACGTCGCCGCCTGGGCGGACCCCGAGCCGCTGCGCGCCGCCCGCGCCCTGCTCGCCGCCCGCCGCGCCGCGGCCGGGCCGGCCTGA
- a CDS encoding ABC transporter substrate-binding protein: MAITLGVHASNPSLYYLSRLDHLAEELAPLGETGVFHHYADGTRTGALLADGTIDFGGTGSTPPVTAQAAGHDLVYAAVSAPRPDHGALLVLADGPVASVADLRGGTVVLAVGSWQTHLLAKALHAEGLSYATDITPVRPAADEDQAQRLRDGEILGWIAQGAELAAARRSGRFRELIRTGDVITDRSVFFTRRDFATERPEVVAAIAAALRRADAWVAAHPAEAAAIAAADLGGAVEDWEQALTALPWRLEPATAEFVAEQQEAADIFHGVGFIDRALTVADAHLPALEAPVAAALAKAV; this comes from the coding sequence ATGGCCATCACCCTCGGCGTCCACGCCAGCAACCCCTCGCTCTACTACCTCTCCCGGCTGGACCACCTGGCCGAGGAGCTGGCCCCGCTCGGTGAGACCGGCGTCTTCCACCACTACGCCGACGGCACCCGTACGGGCGCCCTGCTGGCCGACGGCACCATCGACTTCGGCGGCACCGGCTCCACCCCGCCGGTCACCGCCCAGGCCGCCGGCCACGACCTGGTGTACGCGGCGGTCTCCGCTCCCCGCCCCGACCACGGTGCGCTGCTGGTGCTCGCCGACGGCCCGGTGGCCTCCGTCGCCGACCTGAGGGGCGGCACCGTCGTGCTGGCCGTCGGCTCCTGGCAGACCCACCTGCTGGCCAAGGCGCTGCACGCCGAGGGCCTCTCCTACGCGACCGACATCACCCCGGTCCGCCCGGCCGCCGACGAGGACCAGGCGCAGCGGCTGCGCGACGGCGAGATCCTCGGCTGGATCGCCCAGGGCGCCGAACTAGCCGCCGCCCGCCGGAGCGGGCGGTTCCGCGAGCTGATCCGCACCGGTGACGTCATCACCGACCGCTCGGTGTTCTTCACCCGCCGGGACTTCGCCACCGAGCGCCCCGAGGTGGTGGCGGCGATCGCGGCCGCGCTGCGCCGGGCCGATGCCTGGGTGGCCGCCCACCCGGCCGAGGCGGCCGCGATCGCCGCCGCCGACCTGGGCGGGGCGGTGGAGGACTGGGAGCAGGCGCTGACCGCCCTGCCGTGGCGGCTGGAGCCCGCCACCGCTGAGTTCGTCGCCGAGCAGCAGGAGGCCGCGGACATCTTCCACGGCGTCGGCTTCATCGACCGCGCGCTGACCGTCGCCGACGCCCATCTGCCCGCGCTGGAGGCCCCGGTGGCCGCCGCACTCGCCAAGGCGGTCTGA